Within Fusarium keratoplasticum isolate Fu6.1 chromosome 8, whole genome shotgun sequence, the genomic segment CAAGGTGAAAGTCCATGGACTGGAGTAGAGCGTGAGGAGATACTCACAAGAAAACCGCCGTGGTAGTGAAGCAGGACGACAGCCGGAGACCCATCCGACTTTTCGGGGTACACAACGTCGGCATTGATGGGCCCATCTGGTGTGGTTTTGAAGGGTACTGTCAGGGACGTGTACCCGGCGAATCCCTCGAGTGGGAAGCTAGAGGTCGACATGTTGACGCCGAGTGAGGGTTGGCGGACGTTGGGGTACCGGCGATCAAGGGCAGTGTTGAGAGAAAGAATAGGAAGAAATAGAGCTAGAACATGAAATGCAACAGTTGGATGGATAATAGATTTGACTGTATTGAGCTTGCCCCAATGGGAGTTCAGATAGAGGTGCTGAGTTCGGAATGGAAGCCCTCGGCCAGGCCCAGTTATCGAGCTAGTTCCGCTTCCGAGGCGAGCAACCTCAGGTGGGGACTATGTCGATCCGTCCCAGGTTGCAAAGACCCAACTGCTCCCTGTCCCACCAGCCGAGACAGGTGGAAGGTCAAAGAAGCCATTAAGCTGGTCGCGGACCATTGTGTCCCCCAAGTTGTCGACCGGCATGTCCATCGCATCCGCTTGCAGCGCTGGGAACAACTCATCAAACATCAtggcatcggcatcaggCGAGCAGTCCAAGCTTTGTGCTTCTGAGCCTTGCCCATAGCTGCTTGATGCCGTCGTGGCAGAGTAGCTGGAAAGCTGCGCCCGAAGCCTCCGCAGGCCCTGGAGACGCTTCCAGAGAGCCATGAGTAGTGGTGACCGGTTGCTCAGCATTCTTATCATGTCGAGTGCAATGTCGAACTCGACCTTGACGTTGTCGCAAAACATGGAGCTGGCATTGACGACCGCTAGCAATAGGTTTCCAAAGGCAGTTAGCAAGAGgtgcttgaagaagagaggattGCGCTTGATGATGCCGGTGTTTTCGTTGAGGCCTGAGAGCATCTGCAGCGACTCCTTGGCAATAGCAGCAGCTTTATGGGCATGCCTCTGGTGCTGGACTATCCGCGTTGGGGATTGGAGGACTGGGCGATAGATCAGGTTGTATAGATGGCTCTTGCGGAGGAAAATCACCGCCTGGACATGCCGAATCTCCTGCCCTGGCTGTATAGATTCGAGCTTCATGTCATCGGCTAGGTGCTGGTACCACTGCCCTATTTGATAGTCGAGATAGTCGAGTTCATCAAAATTGATGGCATTCTCCTTCTCGCCTTGGCTGTTGAGAGCGTGCCACGTCCTGCCTGCCAGCTTGGTCCAGTCGAGAAGCGCCGTCGTCACTGCATCATGACCACCCTGTTGACCCGTCAGCACATCATGACTGCCGTCACAAGGAGAGTTGGCAAACCATTCCATACCATGGCAAATAGTGTTGGGTCGATATGACAGTCCTGTATGTAGAACGGGATCCCCTGCCCCAGACTCGTCCTTCTCTCCAGCATGTACACACACCAAAACGTCTGTAGCGCCGCGGCTTGCTCTTCCGAGTTGGCAAAGGAGTTGACGGTCGCTCGACGGTGCAAGCCCATTTCGAGGCAGAGTCTGGCTGCAAAACCAATGATGCGGCCTGTTCGTACTTCTTCGTCGAGATGATAGTAATAAAGGGCCTAGGAGCATCTGTCAACATAAATGCACCGCCAAAGTATCTGTGGTTTGCTCCCATACCATCAGGACTAGCAACTGTatgttgttgatggaatTCGTGCTCCATAAGAGCCCTTCAATAGCTTCAGTGGCGCTTTGGAGGAGCCTCTGAGCTAGACCATTACGTCCACCGCTCTCTAACGTTCGACCAATGGCCAAAATGAGCTTCAGTTTGTTAGTCTTATCATGGGACAAGCACTCCGCTAGAGCTCCTCGACTCCTCGTATCGTGGACGTTGACACTCTGCATAACGTCAAAAACATTGTGCGCAACTTCTAACATCTGCTCCTTGCTAACAACGGCGTAGAGAGAGCCAGTTTCCGAAAACCACTGTtcaatgttgttgatggcatctcCTCGATTCATATCCCACAAAGGGTCTTGGGCCAGGAGTTTCATGAATGGCCCGTATTGTGCCAGCTGACATGGTACGTTTGAGGCACGGCTTTTGCCTGGAGTGGACTTGTCTAATATGGTTGCTGGTATTcccatggccttgaggttTCCCTTGACGACTTCAAAGGTAAActcggagctggaggggcCACAAAATTCGGGTGAGTTATGACCCCCTTCAGACGGTCTCTGGCTTGATCGGGTATCCGATCGGGGACTTGAGTATTGAAAAGTTGCAGGTGATGGGTTTTGTGGTGGAGCAGGATTTGTTATGTCAAGGGGAGTTTCTTGTTGAGTGACATTTTGAGAAGGTCTGGTTGATCTGGTTGAACCTGGGCTCCTAAGATCTTGTCAGTCATTCAGGTGGTTTCTATGACGAGTGAAGACAAGTAAGAATAGTAAAATGAATGGAATAGCTCAACTGACTGTTGATCGGCGGCCGGGACTCGAGGCGGTGGGTGATATTCACATGGAATTGAGGATCGAACACACTTCGCACAAGGGTCGGCTCCATCGCATTTGACCTTTCTTCGCTTGCACTCGTTGCTAGAAGACAGCTGAGAAAGATATCCTTGAAAGGCACGCATCAAGTACGTATTAGGCACGCAGGCTTACCATGCTTGATTGACATAAGGATCCCTTCTGTTCCGCCGATGCCGATGCACGGCATGTCGGTCGTTGCTTGCGACCATTGTACAATGTGGGCTACAGGTAGGCTTAGTAGCTTCGAGTCCACCTGACTATCAGAAAGCCCTTTGGTGCTGGGCTACGCGTGGGAATGGCAGGGCAGCGTCGTCCGTAACTTGATCAGAGAGAGAAATGCGTCTACCCCTCTGACCAGACTCAGGGTACAATTCACGGGTCACATTTCCCACAAGGCATGCCGCATGCTATGCCGAGGTGGAGTTAGCTTCTCCGCTCCCCGCGATTCCCCAGATCAACCCTACGTCTTGTTCAAAATGCGGGGAAATATACGGTTCCGAGGAGGGCGTTCCGAGCTTCCGTGAGGTACAGGTACCTTTACACCCACTTCCGTTCTGCCATATGTGGACGCTAAGAACCCAGATCGACGAGCGTGGGCATTGCTAGCAGTTCCCGACAACTTGTAGCTTATATGCCATAAACGCAGCTCCTTCTCTCCTGATACAGATCTAAAGTCTACTTAGAAACCTTTGAGACTCCCCGCACTTCAGAGGGAACCCATTTCCATCCTTTCATCGGCCCAGTCCTCAAGGAGACTATACACTGGCACCGGCGCTTTCATAAATTCGACAGGTTCCTACCCCCTTGCTGCGAAGTTGTCCATGCCTGGTAGTTCGTCTTGGTCTTTACTTTATCGTCATGAATTTTGTCGAGCGATACGGGTACTACGCGATCAACAAGGCCCCTTCATACGATATCCTTGCTATTCTTGACAATATGGCGGAGTCTTCCGAGTTGACCCTCTGGAATCCATCATCCCAACAGCGACGGGACAGTCAGGCCTCTTGTGACAAAGGGTGGGCTAATACGAGTGGAAGTCTTCGGCGGATGTCGAGTAGTAAGCATATGGCGAACAACCTGAACGTCATGCTGCTGGATGCGACAAAGCTCTGGTGGAAGAAGCACGGAAAAGCTATCTATGCAAGACTCACTAACTTTCAGTGTACTGACTACATTATGCTACACCTTTATCATGACACTGCCAAGTTTCAATTTCGGGTTGTCAACGCGTAGCGGATGGTGCCGTATGAGCAATTGCTCAGAAGGACACTACGCTACACCTGCGGCATGTTCTCTCTGCCGATATTTGGCATAGGCATTGCGGAAAATGAGAATTGCGTTATACACGATATTCATGGAATTGGAATTACCTTGATCATTGGTATACCCCAGGATTTTCGACAATTCGACACTCGTGATGCTGGAATGTGGCTTTGCCTTGGAAATGGCCATGGTCTCCAATACAGTATCTCAAGACAACGAGTAAAGACTAGACAGCTCGTCACCAGGGCCGACAAGGAGGTGAGAGATTATAGGATATAAATAACTCTCACAGGCAGATTATTCAAAGGCCTTCGTAACGCCTCCCTATCTCTAAAGATACCACCCAGTTTCATCCCAAATTCCAAATAACAAGGGCAGTGGGTAGTTTAGCGAGTCTCACCCCCAACTGATCGACAAAATGTATATGTCAAAACCTCGAATCTATTATATGTTTACATCATCAC encodes:
- a CDS encoding Fungal-trans domain-containing protein, with the translated sequence MKLLAQDPLWDMNRGDAINNIEQWFSETGSLYAVVSKEQMLEVAHNVFDVMQSVNVHDTRSRGALAECLSHDKTNKLKLILAIGRTLESGGRNGLAQRLLQSATEAIEGLLWSTNSINNIQLLVLMALYYYHLDEEVRTGRIIGFAARLCLEMGLHRRATVNSFANSEEQAAALQTFWCVYMLERRTSLGQGIPFYIQDCHIDPTLFAMGGHDAVTTALLDWTKLAGRTWHALNSQGEKENAINFDELDYLDYQIGQWYQHLADDMKLESIQPGQEIRHVQAVIFLRKSHLYNLIYRPVLQSPTRIVQHQRHAHKAAAIAKESLQMLSGLNENTGIIKRNPLFFKHLLLTAFGNLLLAVVNASSMFCDNVKVEFDIALDMIRMLSNRSPLLMALWKRLQGLRRLRAQLSSYSATTASSSYGQGSEAQSLDCSPDADAMMFDELFPALQADAMDMPVDNLGDTMVRDQLNGFFDLPPVSAGGTGSSWVFATWDGST